A part of Neodiprion pinetum isolate iyNeoPine1 chromosome 4, iyNeoPine1.2, whole genome shotgun sequence genomic DNA contains:
- the LOC124217224 gene encoding MORC family CW-type zinc finger protein 4: protein MEDDNNTVIPNLHGLWIECCEPTCKKWRYVANIDDPLEVPEKWYCSMNSDKSRNKCSAPECTELPKDEMFIESKFKAGSIVWAKVIGHPWSPAMIDFSPEFKRFYWFDNPNSIVPSQYYVTFFGKTIVTRAWIKSNFFKPFVGNENPSFALKAKLRGKNLTVSQRKKIVEGCAIAEEAMHLTILQRLKKYSYNSWRLAKQLSKLFKNTENSTNSIQPAPHADSGSSENDAGPSGIEKNTLIVINDRPRRSLKQPKKKGQEKYSTKTSFKREKTPVVTTAENENTELNDSGINNATEMSSSSNCDSLNDTCSVNSSLLQDSLTFKGEGTFLAPLNRHAIDTRKEQKNQGVAEKYSVLSDKKHLNVSEIRKAVNKPFQKLVVNSNVAQTKNEEPSSIDKVIEEGEATMVKSPEVIECSPQRPPSSLSLRLRSLNEDRKNRCSLQGSMSEKLIRNDKENELPGSRYLKALSEFTTRDESAHESWTQSGRKTGDQTSAIRKPPAWFFDDKKREEEQEKSFEKVISRMSIDGDIDRIRTEARQSLLSETSGESGPTVSRQNERLEKRPQHIQYIELLTSDEDF from the exons ATGGAGGACGATAACAATACCGTGATACCCAACTTACATGGTCTCTGGATCGAATGCTGCGAACCAACTTGCAAAAAGTGGCGTTACGTAGCGAACATCGATGACCCGCTTGAAGTACCTGAAAAATGGTATTGCTCCATGAATTCCG ATAAATCAAGAAACAAATGTTCGGCACCGGAGTGCACGGAACTCCCGAAGGACGAAATGTTCATCGAGAGTAAATTCAAGGCGGGGAGTATCGTGTGGGCCAAAGTAATCGGGCATCCATGGAGTCCGGCGATGATCGACTTCTCTCCCGAATTTAAGCGATTTTATTGGTTCGACAATCCCAATTCGATCGTACCG AGCCAGTATTACGTgacatttttcggcaaaaCTATAGTGACCCGCGCCTGGATTAAAAGCAATTTCTTCAAACCATTTGTAGGAAATGAGAATCCCTCGTTTGCCCTGAAG GCTAAGCTCCGTGGGAAAAATTTGACCGTTTCACAACGCAAAAAGATTGTCGAAGGATGTGCCATTGCGGAGGAGGCAATGCATCTAACAATTTTgcagagattgaaaaaatacagttaCAACTCTTGGAGATTGGCCAAGCAGCTGTCTAAATTATTTAAGAATACGGAGAATAGCACCAATTCAATTCAACCTGCTCCTCATGCAGATTCTGGTAGCTCTGAAAACG aTGCCGGGCCGAGCGGTATCGAAAAGAATACCCTGATCGTCATAAACGACAGACCGAGAAGATCCCTGAAgcaaccaaaaaaaaagggacaggaaaaatattcaacaaagaCATCATTTAAACGTGAGAAAACACCCGTAGTAACGACAGCAGAAAATGAGAATACAGAACTCAATGACAGCGGGATAAATAATGCTACCGAAATGTCAAGTAGTTCGAACTGTGATTCGTTGAACGACACTTGTAGCGTTAATTCGAGCCTTCTCCAAGACTCCTTGACGTTTAAAGGCGAGGGAACATTTCTGGCTCCCTTGAACAGACATGCGATTGACACGAGGAAAGAGCAGAAAAACCAAGGTGTAGCAGAAAAATATTCGGTTCTCTCTGACAAGAAACATCTGAACGTATCGGAAATTCGCAAAGCGGTGAACAAGCCATTCCAAAAGCTGGTTGTGAATTCCAACGTTGCTCaaacgaaaaacgaagaacCGTCTTCAATTGACAAAGTCATCGAAGAGGGCGAGGCAACGATGGTTAAATCACCTGAAGTGATAGAGTGCTCACCTCAGCGTCCGCCCAGTAGTCTTTCCCTGAGGTTGAGATCACTCAACGAGGACAGAAAGAATCGGTGCAGCCTGCAAGGATCGATGTCCGAGAAGTTGATTAGGAATGACAAGGAAAACGAACTTCCGGGATCTCGATATCTTAAAGCACTCTCCGAATTCACAACGAGAGACGAATCGGCTCATGAAAGTTGGACTCAGTCTGGCCGAAAAACCGGAGACCAGACTTCCGCTATCCGCAAACCGCCGGCATGGTTCTTTGATGATAAGAAGAGGGAGGAAGAGCAGGAGAAAAGCTTTGAGAAAGTGATTTCTCGAATGTCTATCGACGGTGATATCGACAGGATTCGTACCGAGGCAAGACAGAGCTTGCTCAGTGAGACGTCAGGAGAATCGGGTCCGACTGTAAGTCGACAGAATGAGAGGTTGGAAAAACGACCGCAGCACATTCAG TACATCGAGCTGCTCACCAGTGATGAGGATTTTTAA